A window of Dysidea avara chromosome 1, odDysAvar1.4, whole genome shotgun sequence genomic DNA:
AgccattgtataactattaCTTGTACTCCTTGATACTTCCTTTCTAGCCCACATAGTATTCTTCACTAACCCTGGTTTAGTATTAATCACTAACTCCATTTTAGTGGTTGCATGTAACCAAGGACTTGTTTGTGCATTATAATGATTGTTCTCACTAATacaatattctaatacagcaaccagctaacgGAATAGAAAACTGAAACATCAACATACATGTAGATTGACAATATAGTGACATAAATGGACATTTCTCAAGGGAGTTGTgtaataggtgatttttgagTACTAgcgctcaaaagcataatgctcaatatttggaGCATAGTAGCCTTATAGCTGCTACCCAACCACGTTCCACAGGTGATATTGTGGGCACTACTTTGGGAAAGAATAATTTCAGAATAGCTAACAGGATGACTCTCAGAAATAATAAAttcataaatattattattcctGCAATATATGATACAATACTCTTGTAGAGAGCAGTCAAACACCACTGCCATAAAACTGGAATCAAaggtcgatatactctaatagaccattcACCTACCCCATTAAAGCAGCCATCTAAATGGaatatgtgactgctttattagtctTTTGATGTAAAATTTAAGCTTACAAGCAATTCCCTCTTCAGTTGTAGAGGAAATAGGCTGTATTTCAGAAATAACTCTAAGGAACACTAGGTGAAAGAAAAAAACGAATTGCTAAAAAGAATAATAAGACCCTAAAAGGAATGTTCCACTGGTCCCTATCTACATTTCAGTGTATTGTGCTCACATTTTTAGTGCCACATTATACTGTTGTCATTATTCCCACAATGTCAACGTCCTTGATCTATACAGAccaaaaattattagccaattttATCTTTCATTCACAGTACTAGATAACATGCATACAGTAAATATAATTGCTTAGCATAGCCACATGcaactatacatacatatggAGTAAATTGTTTATTATATTTGACATCTGTTCATGACATCTTATTATTTGTTTCTACATGTGAAATAGTTGTACAGTAATTAACATTAGCATAATTTTAAGATTTCATTATGACTGCACAATAACACATCTGCTACGTAGGTTAGGCAGGCTTGTTGCTATGAACATACTTGTTGCTATGAACATACTGCTACTTATTTGCTATAGAATTATTTAATCACACATTTTTTCTTAAAATTCATAAACAGATTTTGCATTCAATGTGATCATCTAATGCAAAGTACACAACTATTATTATATGTAcacaactattattattattgcaccTGTTTACACATTTCTGTCATATCCTGTGGTTGACCATTTTGAGGCATGCTATTGCACAAACTTTAACTGACAGTACATATATATGATGTTCAGTGTTCCACTGTCAGTGATTATCAATGGCATAGGCAAAGTTGGTAAAAGAAGATGACATGAAATTAATTATAAGTTTATAAGTTAGAATTGCCCAGTAGTataaacatgtacagtaactagGTCCACTAGAAATGTAAATCTTACTTGACAACTGTTAGAAGAGGTGTGTATAAAATATATATGCATTGCTTCTGTAGATTATTTAGCACTGAAACACTTATTTTTTTATTGGAAAGCTGAAGTAGTGTACTGCATGTCTGACCATTTTTTAAATCAAAAGAACACAATACCTGCAAATAATATTTTCCTTGCACATGCAGTATGCAATAGCTGTTTATGATCAACATTGTTAATTAATGCAGACATCTACAGAATAAGTTTGTAAATACAATTTGCTGCACAAGGACATCACATGATGGACTAAAACAAATAGGCACATGACTTACAAGAGGTTATCTGTTTTGATGTGGGCATGGTGCATCATGGGAAAATCATGCATGCagcacaaacaagtacaaactAGCTCCCAAAATGTTTACTTAACCTGTGACATGCACTTACCACATAAAGGGCTAAATCATTTTTAAGATCTCATGAGagttacagtaaacaaatataTTTCTTTGAATATACTTAAGTTTGTTTAACCTGTTACCTTCATGGACATGTGTAAATTCCATATAATGGGTGTAGCATCTTTAGCATTCCATGGGAGAGTCACTGTAAACAAATGGATTCTGAGAATCGCACATTTTAACTTGTTCCCTTTACACATACATTCCATGAAATGGGTGTGTATAGGTAGTAGTTTTATAGTTGGACGAAAGCATTAATTATAATACACACAACAAGACTTCATAGAGCAACAACACACCTGCATATGAAATTAAATGACAAATAATTTAATAAGAACACAGTGGATCAATTGTTGCAGATGCAGTTGATATTGTTCTGTATGATATAGTCAGTACAAAGCATACTGCATGAGCTTGTTAAAACTGGTGGAACTATATGGGTCATGTCGCTTGCTAAAGTTTCTTAGAGACTAGAGccactttttttacaactaaTGCATGCATAAACAGCCTGTACATCCTAAACTATAATATCTATATACTAGTATACTTTGCTAATTGTAATACATATTATATAGCTGTACACTGCAAAAAAATAAAGGTATACAACTTCAAATGCAGTAACTCCCTAGATATTTACCGGTTACTGCAACATTTAGCAGGTTAAATCTACTTAGTAgatatatattttatatttaATTTTTACTATTTTAAACTACCTTGGCATTGtttatttaataaatatattatACTTGGTTTTAGTTATTTCTACCTATAAAATATGGGTTACCTGAGTTTCAATTTATTTCTACCTTTTACTGTGTACCTAACAATTTATGTCTGTAAACAGTGTCTATACTTATTCtatgaatgctatcccactgaGGACCTATATAAAGCCAGGAAGTCTTAAATTCACATGACATATTTTTACAGTAGGTGTTTCCAATATAACATATTTTTGATGTATTTGCTcttgtacaaaatgtatgagCAATTCACATTGCAGCTACATAGTAATTAGATTGGTGGTCCATTCATGTCCCTCTGACAATAGGGTCTTGATCAGTGCACGTATGCTAAACTTTCTTTAAACTTACACAGCATATGTCATTGTTGTACATCATGGTAGAGAGCATTGCTTGTACACACCTATAGCAACAAGCCAGGATGTTGACATGACCTTTAATCACAGCTAGCAATTCAAAGAATTCAATGTGGTTGTCTTTACAGGTCTATTTTATTTCTGATGTAATGTACTGATAGCTAGTCAATATATCAAGTTGCAATAACAATACTCTCCTGGGTGGTGACTGACCACCAATAACTACATTcacatgcaagcacacacatgCCCACCATAGCGATGTACAGAATTATCTATACATCAGCATAATGAAATCCAAACTATTTCCATAAGATCTCACATACTGTATCGGATGAGTCTCCAAATTTCATGCAGATCTATCAGACGGCTCATGAGACAGCACCCAGGTTTTATCACCTACTAGGAAACATTACGTACTTGATTTGGCAGAAACATTATTGACAGTGTTATAAGTCATGCTTGGGCCAGCTGTATCCCTGTCAATTTCTATTTGGAATTCCCTTTATACATCCTGGATTCGTCCAGTATTGGAATATGGCTCTATTCTCTATTCTGGAGTAGCATTGACTCATCTGAATCGTTTGGATCAGTTCCAAGCTCGTGTTGAGAACATGTGTGAATTCACATTTCCGTCTTTGACTAATCATCAGAGTGCTTCAATTTTAAGTCTTACTTGTTGCCTCCTGGCTGGAGAGGGTCACGCTAATCTGTAATTCTTTTGCCTTAGTTTAAATCTCCACTCAGATCATCACAAAGGTTACATGGCTTTGATCTAGTTAGTCACCTACATTTTCAGAGCCCATGCAATTTTCGCACATTGGATCATTTTCATCATAGCTGTCAAGCAGTAGTTATTGACCTACGATCCATCAAGTATTTTATTACAGGGCAACAGAAATGGATGGAGGACTGTTTTGCAAGACATGCAAAGATATAATAATTGTGATTCTGTAATAactgtgtatgtattgtattattTAAACAGCAAGATTTACAAGGCGTAAAAAAAAATCCAGAAACACTTCTTTAATGACAGTTAGTGATATGCTCCTGTTTCTAAGTACATGTTCAAGCACATAAGCTACTATAAAACCACATTAAATGTGTACCTTAATGGTGCTGCATAcaactacatatatatacacatgtacggATTTGATCATGCTTACACACAATAGCATCATTATGCACATGTATTATCTGTGTATATTTTTTATACAGAATAGTTAACTGATAAAGCATAGCTGTACATGTAGTATTCATGTCATTGTATCACCTGCAAATTTGACAGACATTCATCCACGGAGATATAACCATCAAGATATATCCTTTAGATTATTTTAAAAGGCTGcaaacatgcatgtatacacacaagAATTCcatgtaatattattttatctGTGTGTCCTGCAATTCTAAGGAAGATAAACCTCACTGCTATGAACACCATATGTTTACTGTACTTCTCTGAAAAAGTGATATAAAGCTTTACATAATTCTACCTCACTTTACAAGCGTACTGTATCTGGGAATTGGAGAATACCCACCATAAAGTTGATCAGTGAATGAGATTATCAATAATTTCATACACTAATTTTTATATACGTGCAAACTATCAGTATTGACATGATGTATTGCATGTCTCAAGAGTGCATGGTTCAGTCTCAGAGGTATTCTAGCTATCATACTTTTGCCATGCATGCAATTACCCAACGAACTTATTTGTTTATATGCCCAGACAATATTTGGTCCATTGCTATAGAATAAAGATATAAAATTTCTGGAGTTATTGATGGACTGGGGCTGTATAGTAATGGATGCATTGCAGAATTTGTTTGGGATTTATGTCATAGTATTAAGTTATTTGACATCAATAAAATGTATTTAAGTGCAAGTGCTCAATGCAACATTAACAGACAAGGAAAATTATTCAATTTCACATTCTCACTTCAGAACAGATCACTTGGAGTCATCAATTAATGCTATAGGTACACAGAGTAGATAAACTATAGTAACTTAAAGCACCAAAGTTTAGCGTCTGGAATGGTTTTGGCTTGTTACCTTTTCAGGGTAAACATCCTGTATTAGTGATAGTGTGGTTTAGGGTTCATCACTCTTTTCTCAGAATTGCATATGATAAGTCATACCAAAAACATTCATGGAATACATAACCacactgtaaaaataattttcattctCAGTTAGTGATGAATCTCCAtagcaccaagagttcataatatatatatatatttatatatattatgaactcttgatagcacTAAGTTTCAGTTGCATCATGGTTGCATCATGATACTGGACAGCAGTACATATATATACGGGTATTTAATTCCTGTGCTATGTAAGCTTTACTGTGGTGTGCATCACACTAAacgtgcattgtgtgtgtgtgaattgtGAGTATAAAAAGTGTGATGATCACGCATAGCCATTAGTCAAGTGGTTAAAGTATTAGCCTGGTAATTAAAAGGTTCCGGGTTTAACGCCCGGTAATACAAAGTTGGTGTTATTGTTGCTGTTGTGCATGTCCACAATGAGCAAGAAACTTCACTTACATTGTTTCAGTCTACCCAGCTATGTAATGGAGACCTGGTGTtacctggggaagcagcccacccagttgtaacatcaatgggtacctggtgtttactggggaaacaaatgcccaactgtccttatTTCAATTAGCGatgttggggtcattgtggaactttgggtttcATGACCACACTCCATAAGACTGGACAATCCTTAccagtcctgccccaggaagattttGCTGCACAAGACTCAAGTACTTGAGTGGTGCAGTGCCTGGTTCGCTGGATGGCATTAGTCATGTTTCGCATAGCTGCTTGCTGCAGATATATAATCCTTACTTATTATGGTAATAGTGTACACCTAAATGCATCCATACTCATGCTGCAGCCAAACTTGTAAATGATATTATAGAATACCTTATAATATAGGCATATGTCTATGTTGGAAATCTCTGAAAACAGTCATAGTTTCACTGCAGTGCACAGCAGTATTAAGTGCAGCCGGATACGTACATACACAAACATGCAATGCGTGGTCTGAAGCCATTATGCACAATAAAACTAGCAACTAGTGCAGCTTAAAATTATACAAAGTTATCACTTATTTAAACCTTTTCAAGATGTATATAATCAAGCTTTGCCATAATTATCTATTTTGCAGCcatataaataaattaatttcaAGAAGATGTGCTTCATGTTTTATAGCTTTGCTAAGCAAATGAAAATCTACAAAATAACTGTATATACACTGCATAATTTTATTACCTTTATTAATATATGGCATATAATTATAGTTGCATTCTGGTCTCATCATACTTTCTCAGAAATATATAACAACCACTTGCATCCATAAGAGTGTTGTTTAATATATAGTTCCAGGTAAAGCACCTGTGTGTTACTGCTTCTCAGAAGTCAATAACAGAGGTGAAATAGTTGGGTTACTTTAAGGTTAACATTTGTCTTTCTCAGAATTATAGGATAAAAACACCTGTACCCATTCATAACAATGCTAGCTAAAAGTTCTATTTCTCAGAATTTACCAATAAACATATGTATTGAATGGGTGTTTGCTCATTTTTGGCTTTCTCAGAATTAAACAAAAACACCCAACAACCACAAGTAGACCTATTTGTGGAATTACCAGAATTGCTATGGAAACAAAACATAGAATAACACACAATGGTTCTAGCTGCATGTAAAGATTCCACAGTTACCGTGACCTGTAATATGTACCTGGCTAGGTGAATGGCTATTATGATAGTGAATTGATATTGTGGGATAGCTTTCACTAAACAAGAAAAAATAACTTGAAATTAACCCAATGTATTGTATCTGCCTCTCTATCCCTGTGCAGTAGTCTATCAATGTGCAACATTTCACAATTCTCTGCAGTAATCAACATTTATCTTTTACTTAGCCACGCAGACAGGAAATAGTTGCAGGAGTTTGGGTAACCTATCAAAGCATGTATCACAAATATAGTGGGTAAGTATGTAAACCACAATTAGTTTATAGTGGTTAGCAATAAATCATTTTAATGTGTTGACTCTGATTGAACAGCATTATTAATACTATTGTGGACAACTGAAGAGCAGCATCAGTTATCAGAGCGAATGGCAAGCAATACAACAACTGACATTAGCAAAGTATCCTTTGGTGAGCTGTTAGCTAATAGAAAGTAACTTTCTGTACAAATTTATGATTACTGTTAAAAAGACAAGTCTAAAAAGCTCCATGTAATGGCTAATATCACTATATACCTTCTCTTATATTTATTTTCCAGATTTAGGCACAGATAGTACATACTCAGTACTAGTCACAGGAATTACTGGTAGTGGCAAGAGCAGTTTATGTAACTTCTTTTGTCACTCCAAAACAGCATTTTTGTCCAACAGTGGGTTTGCTTCAGTAACAAGTAAAGCTGGTGCTGCAATTGCTACCATTAATAACCACAGAGTTAAACTAATAGACACACCAGGGTTTTGTGATGATTATGAAACAGAACAAGAGCACATGATGGAGATTGGAGAAGCTATTTACCTGGCTAGAGATGGTGTGAATGCTATTTGTTTGACTATTAATGCAGATGCAAGATACACAAAGAGTGAATCTAACACAATCAAGGACTTGCTAGAGTTGAAAGCAATATGGCCCTTTACCTTCGTTGTATTCACTAATTCTGGGGCCTTAGGTGCAACTGAGGAATTGCAGAAAAAACAATTACAGGAAAACCTTAGTGAAGAGCGTTGTCCACAGCTTCTACTAGATCTACTGAAAACTATTAACTATCGCTTCTTACTTGTAGAGTCGATAAACGTCACTGATGATCATGGAGCCTACTATAGCTGTAAGGTTACAGAGCTTCTTCAGATGATTGAAGTGATACATCAATCtaacaatcgaaaactatacacAAATGAAATCTTTATTAAGGCCAAGGAAATGGCTGACAGGGTTGACAAAGAACACCACTCCCTACCTCTGAAAATGCAAAAGGGATCACAGGAAAATATGCCAATCAACACCAAAAAAACAGAAGAGCAAAGCAATGATGTCACCAGCAAGCCAACAGTTCATGCACCAAATACAAGACAGGTTAAAAATGTAGAGAAAAATGAACCGAATGGTGAAAGAATATATGAAGACGTTCAAATTAAAGCCTTAaaaacaatacaaaaagaacTAAACGATCTTCAATCAGAAGTCAAAGAGTTGAACAAGAAAAGAAATAAACACTGGTACAACATTTTGAGCAAACACATGACAGGGAAAGAATGTTCTATTCAGTAACCACACAAATATACTGTACCACTTCAAGCACATGTATACACCATATAACACATTTCTGTATAATATGTAAATATCTTAATTGCAAATAACACATTCGCAGCATGTCTTCATATTGTATGTACCTCTATACTAAACAGTTTGCACAAATTTAAAAGTGGACATTAACATTTACAGTTTACTGCGCTAATATTTcattcacttaatttctacagTATGACATATTTAGTTTGCAAGTTGAATTGCATGATTCACTTGATACTCTGCATACACACCAACAGTGCTAATGATGCAACACCTTTTATTAGGTGGACACTATATAAACACAAAATTATCCATTTTTAATAATACTGTTAAAACTAAGGCTCTATATGTACAAAAGACAAAAGAGACTCCACAATTATTAGCTATGGCTAGCAGTAGTTTAAAACACGATTGTGAGCTTTCTAAAGGTATGTCCTTTTATATGACTCAACTCATTAGGATCAGGCATATTTGTTGTCTTAGATGATCTTGACAGCAATTATAAATATTCACTGCTGGTGACTGGTGTAACAGGGAGTGGAAAAAGCACACTGTGCAATTTTCTGTGCTGTTCAAAGAATGCTTTTGAAGCTAATGCTGGCTTTGCCTCTGTAACATCTAAAAGTGCTGCAGCCACAATCACCATGCAAGATATCCGACTGAAATTGATAGACACCCCAGGCTTTTGTGATGATTATGAAACAGAAGAAGAGCACATGAATGAGTTTGGTGAAGCACTGGTGCTTGCTAGTAAAGGAGTCAATGCAATTGGCCTTGTCATCAGTGCCAAAGCTCGCTATACTGCTAATGAAACTAACACCATCAAGTATATGACTGAATTTCCAGAATTGTGGCCTTACATGTTTGTCCTTTTCACTAATGCAGGTTCAATTGGAAGCAATGAACATGAACGCAATACTAATTTGCAAGCAAATTTTAAGCATCCCAGATGTCCAGAAGCATTAAAGGAGCTCATGCAAAAGGTTAAAAATCGCTATGTTCTTGTGGAGTCTGTCAAACCCTCCCAGAATCCTGAAGCTTATTatcaaacaaaaacaacacagctgCATTCCATGATTGCTGAATTGGACGAGGCCAACAACCATACACTGTATACTAATGCACTCTTCAGGAAAGCAAAAGAAATGATAGATAAGCTGATAAAGGAGAAACAAGAGGCAGAAACCGAGTTAGTACGTTGCCAAACTCAAGTACAAATGGATACATTGAAGCGGAAAGAAAAGCAGAAAGATGCTGAAGAAGCCAAACAGAAAACAAGTCATTCTAATCTAGAGTTAGAGCACACACAGAAAGAAGCAGAAGAAAAGAGAAGGTCACATTATGAACAACTGAGTGAAGACGAAATGGCAAAAGAGCAAGAAAAAGTAAAAATACAGAATGAAATTGAAAAACAACAACAAGAAAAGGAATCGCTAGAACAAAGTTTGATAGAAGAAAAACGAAACAAAGAGTTGGTAAAAGAAGCCAATAAGGAAGCAGTAGAAAAGTTGAAAGCGGAATTAATTAAGGAACGTCAACTTAACGAACAGCTAAAAGGAAAGCGCAATAGAAAATGGTATAACACTCTAATGAAAAAGACAACAGGAAATGAATGCGTACTTCAATAAACAAATAACATACGTATAAGTGCATTTTGTTGATTGGCTATACACATATTGTAATACAGTTTTCACATACACTTACAAGTACACACATTAATGTACTTCCTGTTTAATGCATAATGTATATGTAGTTATACCTTGTCATTATGGAATTGCTTAATAATGCACTATTGTTGCCATACAATCAAAATAAGATATTCTGTGAATCAGCCACATCACTATAATAACAAGTATGCATGTATGGCCATGCATGCAACGATCGTGATTTCATTATCTGTAGCAACTACATAAGCTTGATCTGTTTCCAAGAATTACAATTATGCATTTGAATTTGTTTCCATGGCAACTGCATTCCAAGAAAACACATTTTAAATTTGGATGCATGTTTTAGTCCAGACTATAAAAGGACTCCGTTTTTCTtatttgcacacttgcaaaaagtCCACAGCATAATTATTTTGGCAAAAGTTTAGTGTTGTAGAGGAAACTGAAGAAATGGCAGATCGATACTTTGGAGCTATCAGGGGCACAGTCACTCATAGTTAGTATCAATCATAAAGTAGTTTGTGATATTGAATGTAACAGCTGTTAAATGTACTTGTCTTTGTAGATCAATCTGAAGATTACGACTACTCGCTACTGATAACTGGAATTACTGGAAGTGGAAAAAGTAGTCTATGTGGTTTTATTTGCTGTGACAAAGAAGCATATGTATCCAAGCCAGGCTTTGCATCAGAGACTGCA
This region includes:
- the LOC136249262 gene encoding uncharacterized protein → MASNTTTDISKVSFDLGTDSTYSVLVTGITGSGKSSLCNFFCHSKTAFLSNSGFASVTSKAGAAIATINNHRVKLIDTPGFCDDYETEQEHMMEIGEAIYLARDGVNAICLTINADARYTKSESNTIKDLLELKAIWPFTFVVFTNSGALGATEELQKKQLQENLSEERCPQLLLDLLKTINYRFLLVESINVTDDHGAYYSCKVTELLQMIEVIHQSNNRKLYTNEIFIKAKEMADRVDKEHHSLPLKMQKGSQENMPINTKKTEEQSNDVTSKPTVHAPNTRQVKNVEKNEPNGERIYEDVQIKALKTIQKELNDLQSEVKELNKKRNKHWYNILSKHMTGKECSIQ
- the LOC136249356 gene encoding uncharacterized protein; the protein is MASSSLKHDCELSKDDLDSNYKYSLLVTGVTGSGKSTLCNFLCCSKNAFEANAGFASVTSKSAAATITMQDIRLKLIDTPGFCDDYETEEEHMNEFGEALVLASKGVNAIGLVISAKARYTANETNTIKYMTEFPELWPYMFVLFTNAGSIGSNEHERNTNLQANFKHPRCPEALKELMQKVKNRYVLVESVKPSQNPEAYYQTKTTQLHSMIAELDEANNHTLYTNALFRKAKEMIDKLIKEKQEAETELVRCQTQVQMDTLKRKEKQKDAEEAKQKTSHSNLELEHTQKEAEEKRRSHYEQLSEDEMAKEQEKVKIQNEIEKQQQEKESLEQSLIEEKRNKELVKEANKEAVEKLKAELIKERQLNEQLKGKRNRKWYNTLMKKTTGNECVLQ